From one Triticum urartu cultivar G1812 chromosome 3, Tu2.1, whole genome shotgun sequence genomic stretch:
- the LOC125548024 gene encoding desmethyl-deoxy-podophyllotoxin synthase-like, whose product MEAWLSLCFIALPAVLALWFLKLSSGESKPGKRLPPGPWTLPIIGSLHHIVSVLPHHTMTELSRRYGPLMLLKLGELPTVVVSSAEAAALVMKTHDVAFANRKSSVTLDIAACGGNGIFFAPYGDRWRRMRRICVTELLSSKCVKRMEGVRAEEVGHLLRSIAASDGAVVNVSEKVSALSNSVASRAFFGGKLAQQDVYLREFHQVMELMGGFCLVDLFPSSRLVRWLSNGERRMKKSYGSIRRIIEDVIERRKAERLAGGACSTEDEGLLDALLRMQEEDSLASPLTTDAIGTILFDILGAATETTGLVLAWTMSELMNSPEAMSKAQLEVRGLLGQGKAVITNTHPLVELHYMQMVIKEVLKLHPPSPLVARAAREDCQIMGYDILKGTTVYINVYAISRDPKYWENPESFKPERFETKNMDYNGTYFEFTPFGAGRRQCPGMMFSSAIMEIVLVNFLYHFDWKLPDGASPAPLDMSEKFGLTVGRKSDLQLKATPQVWSNATEI is encoded by the exons ATGGAAGCGTGGTTAAGCTTGTGTTTCATAGCCCTGCCCGCGGTACTAGCCCTTTGGTTTCTCAAGCTCTCCAGCGGCGAGAGCAAGCCAGGCAAGCGGCTGCCACCTGGGCCATGGACCCTGCCGATCATCGGCAGCCTCCACCACATCGTAAGCGTCCTCCCGCACCACACGATGACAGAGCTCTCTCGCCGGTACGGGCCGCTGATGCTCCTTAAGCTGGGCGAGCTCCCCACGGTGGTGGTTTCCAGCGCCGAGGCAGCTGCGCTGGTGATGAAGACGCACGACGTCGCGTTCGCAAACCGGAAGAGCAGCGTGACGCTGGACATCGCCGCCTGCGGCGGCAACGGCATCTTCTTCGCCCCCTACGGCGACCGGTGGCGCCGGATGCGCAGGATCTGCGTCACGGAGCTTCTCAGCTCCAAGTGCGTGAAGCGCATGGAGGGCGTCAGGGCGGAGGAGGTGGGCCACCTCCTACGCTCCATCGCAGCCTCGGACGGCGCCGTCGTCAACGTCAGCGAGAAGGTGTCGGCGCTCAGCAACTCCGTCGCGTCGCGCGCATTTTTCGGCGGCAAGCTGGCGCAGCAGGACGTGTACCTGCGGGAGTTCCACCAAGTCATGGAGCTGATGGGAGGCTTCTGCCTCGTCGACCTCTTCCCGTCGTCCCGGTTGGTGCGGTGGCTGAGCAACGGCGAGCGCCGCATGAAGAAGAGCTACGGCAGCATCCGACGCATCATCGAGGACGTCATCGAGAGGCGCAAGGCTGAGCGCCTCGCCGGTGGCGCCTGCAGCACCGAAGACGAGGGCCTGCTGGACGCGCTGCTCAGGATGCAGGAGGAGGACTCGTTAGCATCACCGCTAACCACAGACGCAATAGGCACCATCTTATTT GACATACTTGGAGCTGCCACGGAAACCACGGGGCTTGTTTTGGCATGGACTATGTCAGAGCTCATGAATAGTCCTGAAGCCATGTCTAAGGCACAGCTAGAGGTTAGGGGGTTGCTAGGACAAGGTAAAGCTGTCATTACTAATACCCACCCCCTCGTTGAACTCCACTATATGCAGATGGTCATCAAGGAGGTTCTTAAATTGCATCCGCCCAGTCCTCTTGTGGCTCGTGCAGCTAGAGAAGATTGTCAAATTATGGGCTATGACATTCTTAAAGGCACAACTGTATACATTAATGTCTACGCAATCTCCCGAGACCCTAAATACTGGGAAAATCCAGAAAGTTTTAAGCCAGAAAGGTTTGAAACTAAAAACATGGATTACAATGGGACATACTTTGAATTCACTCCCTTTGGTGCTGGGCGGCGACAGTGTCCTGGGATGATGTTTAGCTCTGCAATTATGGAGATTGTATTGGTAAACTTTCTTTATCACTTTGACTGGAAGCTTCCCGATGGAGCCAGCCCTGCGCCACTGGACATGTCCGAGAAATTTGGGTTAACTGTGGGCAGAAAGTCTGACCTGCAACTCAAAGCCACTCCACAAGTCTGGTCTAATGCTACGGAGATCTAG